From one Gossypium hirsutum isolate 1008001.06 chromosome D08, Gossypium_hirsutum_v2.1, whole genome shotgun sequence genomic stretch:
- the LOC107934414 gene encoding EID1-like F-box protein 3, protein MSAAQRRRLNPLSQETESDDSGILNECVLLLVFESIKWDLQVLCLTASVNRKLRAIAKRLLWRKLCVYRAPRMVSALVNGSPNGRIGGGWDALAKLMFFCCGCESTRNFKLSRPSPGHFAGASRFSKTSGRSFLTKKCRADLLFVSDPCEHPVGDKEDDLGIYRGVFRGFLRSNTRAFLIGRQVAFDDRVRCPYCGTRVWSMTAARLVPKSAARRLGSRDGRLEYFVCVNGHLHGTCWLVPLSSDEENCEEVEEEEDEDGGDFNGEAYKKHEKVTNGTGSRSSLMF, encoded by the coding sequence ATGAGTGCCGCCCAGAGACGAAGACTTAATCCACTGAGTCAAGAAACCGAGTCGGATGACTCGGGGATACTCAACGAGTGTGTACTGTTACTCGTTTTCGAGTCAATAAAATGGGATTTGCAGGTCCTTTGTTTGACCGCTTCAGTCAACCGTAAGCTTCGAGCTATAGCGAAACGGTTATTATGGCGGAAGCTCTGTGTATATCGAGCGCCTCGCATGGTATCGGCATTGGTTAACGGCTCACCTAATGGGAGAATAGGTGGTGGATGGGATGCTCTCGCGAAGCTCATGTTTTTCTGTTGTGGTTGTGAGTCGACTCGCAATTTCAAACTGAGTCGGCCTTCTCCGGGTCATTTCGCGGGTGCGTCTCGGTTCTCGAAGACTTCGGGTCGGAGCTTCTTGACCAAAAAATGTCGGGCGGATCTGTTGTTCGTCAGTGACCCGTGCGAGCACCCAGTGGGGGATAAAGAAGACGATTTAGGGATTTACCGAGGGGTATTTCGGGGATTTCTCAGGTCCAACACACGAGCCTTCTTGATCGGACGGCAAGTAGCGTTCGACGACCGGGTTAGGTGTCCTTACTGCGGGACCCGAGTGTGGAGCATGACAGCGGCTCGGCTCGTTCCCAAGAGCGCCGCTCGGCGACTGGGGTCACGTGACGGGAGATTGGAGTATTTCGTTTGCGTGAACGGCCACTTGCATGGGACTTGTTGGCTAGTGCCACTGTCGTCGGATGAAGAAAACTGCGAGGAGGTGGAGGAAGAGGAGGATGAGGACGGCGGCGATTTCAATGGGGAAGCATATAAGAAGCATGAGAAGGTGACAAATGGCACGGGGAGCAGGAGCTCGTTAATGTTTTAA